Proteins from a genomic interval of Arvicola amphibius chromosome 14, mArvAmp1.2, whole genome shotgun sequence:
- the Efna3 gene encoding ephrin-A3: MAAAPLLLLLLLVPVPLLPLLAQGPGGALGNRHAVYWNSSNQHLRREGYTVQVNVNDYLDIYCPHYNSSGPGGEAEQYVLYMVNLSGYRTCNASQGSKRWECNRQHASHSPIKFSEKFQRYSAFSLGYEFHAGQEYYYISTPTHNLHWKCLRMKVFVCCASTSHSGEKPVPTLPQFTMGPNVKINVLEDFEGESPQVPKLEKSISGTSPKREHLPLAVGIAFFLMTLLAS, from the exons ATGGCGGCGgctccgctgctgctgctgctgctgctcgtGCCCGtgccgctgctgccgctgctggcCCAGGGACCTGGGGGCGCGCTGGGAAACCGGCATGCGGTATATTGGAACAGCTCCAACCAGCA CCTGCGGCGAGAGGGCTACACGGTGCAGGTGAACGTGAACGACTATCTGGATATTTACTGTCCGCACTACAATAGCTCAGGGCCTGGCGGCGAGGCGGAGCAGTACGTGCTGTACATGGTGAACCTGAGTGGCTACCGCACCTGCAACGCCAGTCAAGGCTCCAAGCGCTGGGAATGCAACCGGCAGCACGCCTCGCACAGCCCCATCAAGTTCTCCGAGAAGTTCCAGCGCTACAGCGCCTTCTCGCTGGGATATGAATTCCATGCCGGCCAAGAATATTACTATATCT CCACGCCCACTCACAATCTGCACTGGAAGTGTCTGAGGATGAAGGTGTTCGTCTGCTGCGCCTCCA CATCGCACTCCGGGGAGAAGCCGGTCCCCACTCTCCCCCAGTTCACCATGGGCCCCAATGTGAAGATCAACGTGTTGG AAGACTTTGAGGGAGAGAGTCCCCAGGTGCCCAAGCTTGAGAAGAGCATCAGCGGGACCAGCCCCAAACGGGAacacctgcctctggctgtggGCATCGCCTTCTTCCTTATGACACTCTTGGCCTCCTAG